In Pedobacter sp. WC2423, the following are encoded in one genomic region:
- the rplF gene encoding 50S ribosomal protein L6: MSRIGKAPINVPAGVTITVDKDNLVTVKGPKGELQQAVDADITVSQEDGVVTVTRPTEQKRHKALHGLYRSLLNNMVIGVTEGYKISQELVGVGYRATNTGNTLDLVLGFSHHYVFQLPEEIKVTTTSEKGQTPKIILESIDKQLIGQVAAKIRSLRAPEPYKGKGIKFVGEVLRRKAGKSASKK; the protein is encoded by the coding sequence ATGTCAAGAATAGGAAAAGCCCCAATTAATGTACCTGCTGGAGTAACAATTACAGTTGATAAAGATAATTTAGTAACTGTAAAAGGCCCAAAAGGTGAATTACAACAAGCAGTTGATGCAGACATCACTGTTTCTCAGGAAGACGGTGTAGTTACTGTAACTCGCCCGACTGAACAAAAAAGACACAAAGCATTGCATGGTTTATACCGTTCATTGTTAAACAATATGGTTATTGGTGTAACAGAAGGTTACAAAATCTCTCAGGAATTAGTTGGTGTGGGTTACCGCGCAACTAACACAGGTAATACACTTGATCTTGTTTTAGGTTTCTCTCACCATTATGTATTCCAATTACCGGAAGAGATTAAAGTTACCACGACTTCAGAAAAAGGTCAGACTCCTAAAATCATTTTAGAAAGTATCGACAAACAACTGATCGGTCAGGTAGCAGCGAAAATACGCTCGTTACGTGCGCCAGAGCCATATAAAGGTAAAGGTATCAAGTTTGTAGGCGAAGTGTTAAGAAGAAAAGCAGGTAAATCAGCTTCTAAAAAATAA
- the rplP gene encoding 50S ribosomal protein L16: MLQPKRTKFRKMQKGRMKGLATRGAELSFGSFGIKSLEATWITSRQIEAARIAVTRFMKREGQVWIRIFPDKPVTKKPAEVRMGKGKGAPEYWVAVVRPGRIIFEAEGVSLEVAKEAMRLAAQKLPIQTKFVVRRDYVEA; the protein is encoded by the coding sequence ATGTTACAGCCAAAAAGAACGAAGTTCAGAAAGATGCAAAAGGGCAGAATGAAGGGTTTAGCTACACGTGGAGCTGAATTATCATTCGGGTCTTTCGGGATTAAATCTTTAGAGGCGACCTGGATTACAAGTCGTCAGATAGAGGCAGCCCGTATTGCGGTAACTCGTTTCATGAAACGTGAAGGCCAAGTGTGGATTAGAATTTTCCCGGACAAACCGGTTACTAAGAAACCAGCTGAAGTACGTATGGGTAAAGGTAAAGGTGCTCCAGAGTACTGGGTAGCTGTTGTTAGACCAGGACGCATCATTTTTGAAGCTGAAGGTGTATCGTTAGAAGTTGCTAAAGAAGCAATGAGATTAGCTGCTCAAAAATTACCTATCCAAACCAAGTTTGTAGTACGTAGAGATTACGTAGAAGCATAA
- the rplN gene encoding 50S ribosomal protein L14, which translates to MVQQESRLNVADNSGAKQVLVIRVLGGTGKRYASIGDKIVVTVKSALPSGNIKKGTVSKAVVVRTKKEIRRKDGSYIRFDDNAAVLLNAQDEPRGTRIFGPVARELREKQFMKIVSLAPEVL; encoded by the coding sequence ATGGTACAACAGGAATCAAGATTAAACGTAGCCGACAATAGCGGCGCAAAACAAGTATTGGTTATCCGTGTACTTGGTGGAACCGGAAAGAGATACGCTTCTATTGGTGACAAAATCGTTGTTACCGTTAAAAGTGCATTGCCTTCAGGTAACATTAAAAAAGGAACCGTTTCTAAAGCAGTTGTTGTAAGAACAAAGAAAGAGATCAGACGTAAAGATGGTTCTTACATCCGTTTCGACGATAATGCAGCAGTCTTATTAAATGCACAAGATGAGCCGCGTGGAACACGTATTTTTGGCCCGGTAGCGAGAGAACTGCGTGAGAAACAATTCATGAAGATTGTATCATTAGCACCGGAGGTATTATAA
- the rplB gene encoding 50S ribosomal protein L2, with translation MGLRKFKPVTPGTRFRVGASFSEITATKPEKSLVVSSKKSGGRNNTGKMTMRYMGGGHKKSYRLIDFKRDKFDIPATVATVEYDPNRTARIALLHYADGEKRYIISPEGLQVGQKVLSGDTATPEVGNALKLSNIPLGSIVHNVEIHPGRGAQLARSAGAYAQLAARDGKYATLKMPSGETRLILTTCLATIGSVSNSDHANEVLGKAGRKRWLGRRPRTRPVAMNPVDHPMGGGEGRSSGGQPRSRNGMYSKGFKTRQLKKYSNRFIIEKRKK, from the coding sequence ATGGGCTTAAGAAAATTTAAACCAGTCACTCCGGGTACCCGCTTTAGAGTTGGGGCCAGTTTTTCGGAGATTACAGCAACCAAGCCCGAAAAATCATTGGTTGTTTCTTCTAAGAAATCGGGAGGACGTAACAATACAGGAAAGATGACTATGCGCTACATGGGTGGTGGTCACAAAAAATCTTACCGTTTAATTGATTTTAAACGTGATAAGTTTGATATTCCTGCAACAGTTGCTACTGTTGAATACGATCCAAACCGTACTGCACGTATCGCATTATTACATTATGCTGATGGTGAGAAGCGTTACATTATTTCACCAGAAGGCTTACAAGTTGGGCAAAAAGTATTATCAGGTGATACAGCGACTCCAGAAGTTGGAAACGCTTTAAAATTATCAAATATCCCTCTGGGATCAATTGTACACAATGTGGAGATTCATCCGGGTCGTGGTGCTCAATTGGCTCGTAGTGCCGGTGCTTATGCACAATTAGCTGCGCGTGATGGTAAATATGCTACATTGAAAATGCCATCAGGTGAGACAAGATTAATCTTGACTACTTGTTTAGCAACTATCGGATCTGTTTCAAATTCAGATCACGCCAATGAAGTATTAGGTAAAGCAGGTCGTAAACGTTGGTTAGGACGTCGTCCTAGAACACGTCCGGTTGCGATGAATCCTGTCGATCACCCAATGGGTGGTGGTGAAGGTCGTTCATCAGGTGGTCAGCCAAGATCAAGGAATGGTATGTATTCTAAAGGCTTCAAGACCCGTCAACTTAAAAAATACTCAAATCGTTTCATCATAGAGAAAAGGAAGAAATAA
- a CDS encoding DUF1634 domain-containing protein, giving the protein MKQTGKHYFADKDIQVILGTLLRVGVIASMLVVFIGGVIYLSGYSREIIDYSVFNPSKTKYSSILAIFQGLSALDGRAIIQFGTLLLIFTPVTRVVFSIFGFLIERDYLYVLIGVFVLCVILISLSNKLVG; this is encoded by the coding sequence ATGAAGCAAACGGGTAAACATTATTTCGCGGATAAGGATATACAAGTCATTCTGGGCACATTGCTTCGGGTAGGGGTGATCGCGTCGATGCTGGTTGTTTTTATCGGAGGAGTGATTTATCTGAGTGGGTATAGCCGTGAAATCATTGATTACAGCGTTTTTAATCCTTCTAAAACAAAATATTCTTCAATTCTGGCTATCTTTCAGGGCTTAAGCGCTTTAGACGGAAGAGCCATTATACAATTCGGAACTTTGCTCCTGATTTTTACCCCTGTTACACGAGTAGTTTTTTCGATTTTCGGCTTCCTGATTGAGCGGGATTATTTATATGTGCTGATCGGCGTGTTTGTATTGTGTGTAATTCTGATCAGTTTGAGTAACAAGCTGGTAGGATAA
- the rpsC gene encoding 30S ribosomal protein S3, which produces MGQKAHPIGNRLGIIRGWDSNWFGGNNYADKLVEDEKIRKYLSVRIAKGGVAKVVIERTLKRITVTIHTARPGIVIGKAGAEVDKIKEELKKLTKKEIQINIFEIKRPELDAQLVAEGVAKQLEARISFRRAMKSTIASTMRMGAEGIKIMTSGRLGGAEMARNEQYKEGRIPLHTFRADIDYALAEALTTYGKIGVKVWICKGEVYGKRDLSPNIGAVSNAPGKGGRPEGAFGAGGRDRDNRGGGDRRNDNKGGRGRGPGQGGPGQGGPGRDNRGGNTPNRGPRK; this is translated from the coding sequence ATGGGACAAAAAGCACATCCAATAGGAAACAGGTTAGGAATCATCAGAGGTTGGGATTCTAACTGGTTCGGTGGCAACAACTATGCTGACAAATTAGTTGAGGACGAAAAAATAAGAAAATATCTTTCTGTGCGTATCGCAAAAGGAGGAGTAGCTAAAGTAGTTATCGAACGTACGTTAAAACGTATCACTGTAACTATCCACACTGCCCGTCCAGGTATCGTGATCGGTAAAGCAGGAGCTGAGGTTGATAAGATCAAAGAAGAGTTAAAGAAACTGACTAAAAAGGAAATTCAAATTAACATTTTTGAGATCAAACGTCCTGAGCTTGATGCACAACTGGTAGCAGAAGGTGTAGCAAAACAATTAGAGGCAAGAATCTCTTTCCGTAGAGCCATGAAGTCAACTATCGCATCAACAATGCGTATGGGTGCTGAAGGTATCAAAATAATGACTTCAGGTCGTTTGGGCGGAGCAGAGATGGCTCGTAATGAGCAGTATAAAGAGGGAAGAATTCCTTTGCATACTTTCCGTGCTGATATTGACTATGCATTAGCTGAAGCATTAACTACCTATGGTAAGATTGGTGTTAAAGTATGGATCTGTAAAGGCGAAGTTTATGGTAAACGTGATCTTTCTCCAAACATTGGTGCAGTAAGTAACGCTCCTGGTAAAGGTGGCAGACCTGAAGGTGCTTTTGGTGCAGGTGGCAGAGACAGAGATAACCGTGGCGGTGGTGACAGAAGAAACGACAACAAAGGTGGTCGTGGAAGAGGTCCGGGTCAGGGTGGTCCAGGTCAAGGCGGTCCAGGTAGAGATAATAGAGGCGGAAATACTCCTAACAGAGGTCCTCGTAAATAA
- a CDS encoding sulfite exporter TauE/SafE family protein produces the protein MSVLLFTIIVLAGAFLAGLVGSLTGLGGGVIIIPLLTLVLGVDIHYAIGASIVSVIATSSGSAAAYVREGITNIRIGMFLEIATTISAVIGAIITVYINPGYIAVIFGCILLFSAAMMVRKKVDHSDDRTTGVLANFFKLNGSYPTAGGTVKYGVHNVVGGFIMMFVAGIISGLLGIGSGALKVVAMDNIMRLPFKVSTTTSNFMMGVTAAASAIVYLHRGQIDPGIAMPVTLGVLTGATVGSKLLVKTNTDKLKVIFAVVVTFLALQMIYNGLAGKL, from the coding sequence ATGTCGGTATTACTATTTACAATTATTGTTTTGGCTGGTGCTTTTTTAGCAGGACTGGTTGGTTCTTTAACGGGTTTAGGTGGTGGAGTGATCATAATTCCCTTACTAACACTGGTTTTAGGAGTTGATATTCATTATGCAATCGGAGCTTCTATCGTTTCGGTTATTGCTACTTCTTCCGGTTCGGCAGCTGCTTATGTCAGGGAAGGGATTACGAATATCCGGATTGGGATGTTCCTGGAAATTGCAACGACAATCAGTGCAGTCATAGGGGCAATAATTACGGTTTACATCAACCCGGGTTATATTGCAGTGATCTTCGGTTGTATCCTGCTTTTTTCTGCGGCAATGATGGTGCGTAAAAAGGTAGATCATTCGGATGACCGGACAACAGGTGTATTAGCTAATTTCTTTAAGTTAAACGGAAGTTATCCTACGGCCGGTGGAACGGTTAAGTACGGTGTACATAACGTGGTAGGCGGCTTTATTATGATGTTTGTAGCAGGAATTATTTCCGGGTTACTTGGGATTGGCTCAGGAGCTTTAAAAGTTGTGGCCATGGATAACATTATGCGTTTGCCATTTAAAGTGTCTACAACAACCAGTAATTTCATGATGGGCGTAACTGCTGCTGCGAGTGCAATTGTCTATTTACATCGCGGACAAATTGATCCGGGAATAGCGATGCCGGTTACATTAGGCGTGTTGACGGGAGCTACAGTGGGCTCTAAATTATTAGTCAAGACAAATACTGACAAACTTAAAGTTATATTTGCCGTTGTAGTGACTTTCCTGGCACTACAAATGATTTATAACGGATTAGCTGGAAAACTGTAA
- the rplX gene encoding 50S ribosomal protein L24: MKIRKGDLVKVIAGDSRGQEGKVLSVLITKSRILIEGVNLVSKHTKPNAANPNGGIIKKEAALHISNVALIDPKSGKTTRVGRKLNAAGKLVRVSKKSGEEIK, from the coding sequence ATTAAAATCCGTAAAGGAGATTTAGTAAAGGTTATCGCTGGTGATTCAAGAGGCCAGGAAGGTAAAGTGCTTTCAGTATTAATTACTAAAAGCAGGATACTGATAGAAGGTGTTAACCTTGTGTCTAAACATACAAAACCAAATGCTGCTAATCCTAACGGAGGTATCATTAAAAAAGAGGCTGCTCTTCATATTTCTAACGTTGCGTTAATTGATCCTAAATCTGGAAAAACTACGCGTGTTGGCAGAAAGCTTAACGCTGCTGGGAAATTAGTTAGGGTATCTAAAAAATCAGGAGAGGAGATCAAATAA
- a CDS encoding outer membrane beta-barrel protein, which translates to MKKLLLAIISMTALAFNGYAQQDTLKVNKDTVARSLPSPIDSPPFPTSEWDGAPLIGVNSEAPNYPLQKLLGLKGRFKIYGWLDFGGNISSSKHSNAPESYDIVPNGVGLDQAIIKIERQPNTVQTKHFDYGFLLTNIFGTDYRYTTGKGYFSDQLLKHNNKYGYDPAEIYGLLYFPKVADGLVLKIGRFISPADIEAQWAPDNYLYSHSLMFTVDPYTFTGVQATFKLGAHWQLMAGAHTGNDMAPWSNSASLNGLLMARWVSADNNNSLFGGINSLGSGKYKNNHDNLQMLVATWGHRFSGTVHMMTEVYYLWQKDALVGGTVIDGPPQDFYTGVGAGNLIPGTSKAVGAVNYFQIKFSAKDYLSVRNGYLSDPQGNRTGYATQYSDHTIGFVHHFNSLIMIRPEIRYEHAYKDGITPYDNGVKKDQYTAAMDIIARF; encoded by the coding sequence ATGAAAAAACTACTATTGGCAATCATCTCAATGACAGCTCTTGCGTTCAATGGATACGCACAACAAGATACCTTAAAAGTAAACAAAGATACAGTGGCCCGTTCACTGCCTTCACCTATTGATTCACCTCCTTTTCCAACTTCGGAGTGGGATGGCGCTCCTTTAATTGGCGTAAACTCTGAAGCACCAAATTATCCTTTACAAAAGTTACTGGGTCTGAAGGGACGTTTCAAAATATATGGCTGGCTTGATTTCGGCGGAAATATAAGTTCATCGAAACATTCAAATGCACCTGAATCTTATGATATTGTACCTAATGGGGTCGGGTTGGATCAGGCCATTATCAAAATAGAAAGACAACCTAATACGGTACAAACAAAACATTTTGATTACGGATTTTTATTGACCAATATATTCGGAACTGATTATCGGTATACAACGGGGAAAGGCTATTTCAGTGATCAGTTGCTGAAACATAATAATAAATATGGCTATGACCCTGCTGAGATTTACGGATTACTTTACTTTCCTAAAGTTGCAGATGGTCTGGTTTTAAAGATCGGTCGTTTTATTTCTCCTGCGGATATTGAAGCACAATGGGCCCCTGATAATTATTTATACTCACATTCATTGATGTTCACTGTCGATCCCTATACTTTCACAGGAGTACAAGCTACTTTTAAATTAGGGGCGCACTGGCAGCTAATGGCAGGTGCACATACTGGTAATGACATGGCTCCCTGGAGTAACTCTGCGAGTTTGAACGGGTTGCTGATGGCGCGCTGGGTGTCTGCTGATAATAATAACTCTCTGTTTGGAGGGATTAACTCACTGGGATCAGGGAAGTATAAAAATAACCATGATAATCTGCAAATGCTGGTTGCTACCTGGGGACATCGTTTCAGCGGAACGGTGCACATGATGACTGAAGTTTATTATTTGTGGCAGAAAGATGCGCTGGTTGGTGGTACTGTAATAGATGGCCCTCCGCAAGATTTTTATACAGGAGTAGGTGCAGGAAATCTGATACCTGGAACTTCAAAAGCTGTTGGTGCAGTCAATTATTTCCAGATTAAATTTTCTGCCAAGGATTACCTTTCTGTCCGTAATGGTTATTTGAGTGATCCACAAGGAAACAGAACAGGGTATGCGACTCAATATTCAGACCATACCATAGGCTTTGTACACCACTTTAATAGTTTGATTATGATCCGTCCTGAAATCAGATACGAACATGCTTATAAAGATGGGATAACACCTTATGATAATGGAGTTAAAAAGGATCAGTATACGGCTGCAATGGATATAATTGCAAGATTTTAA
- the rplD gene encoding 50S ribosomal protein L4, producing MELNVVNISGKETGAKVQLPESVFGVTPSDHAIYLDVKQYLANQRQGTHKSKQRNEIAGSTRKLYKQKGTGGARAGSIKSPLFNGGGRVFGPQPRDYSFKLNKKLKSLARKSALSYKAQDSNILVLEDFTFDSIKTKNYIALVNALSLTGEKTLLVLPVQDNNIYLSSRNIQKVKVITVDQINTYDVLNCGKLLLTANTVKTLEEAFAK from the coding sequence ATGGAATTAAATGTAGTAAACATTTCAGGAAAAGAGACAGGTGCCAAGGTGCAACTTCCTGAGTCGGTATTTGGTGTAACACCTAGCGATCATGCAATTTATTTAGATGTTAAACAGTATTTGGCTAATCAACGTCAGGGTACTCACAAGTCTAAACAACGTAATGAAATCGCTGGTTCAACACGTAAATTGTATAAACAAAAAGGAACTGGTGGTGCTCGTGCGGGTAGTATCAAATCTCCATTGTTTAATGGTGGTGGTCGTGTATTCGGTCCTCAACCACGTGATTACAGTTTTAAACTGAACAAAAAATTAAAATCACTGGCACGTAAATCTGCGTTGTCATACAAAGCTCAGGATTCAAACATCCTTGTTTTAGAAGATTTTACTTTTGATTCAATCAAAACTAAAAATTACATCGCTTTAGTTAATGCGTTAAGCTTAACTGGTGAGAAAACTTTGTTGGTTTTACCTGTTCAGGATAACAATATTTATTTATCAAGCAGAAACATCCAGAAAGTAAAAGTAATTACTGTAGATCAGATCAATACATATGATGTATTAAACTGTGGTAAACTTTTATTAACTGCAAACACTGTTAAAACATTGGAGGAGGCATTTGCCAAGTAA
- the rplE gene encoding 50S ribosomal protein L5, protein MTYIPRLKTKYKEEIVSALKEKFNYKSVMQVPKLEKIAVNQGVGRFSVTDKKIMDSSILEMTTITGQQAVGAKSKKDISNFKLRKGMPVGVRVTLRDNNMFEFLDRLISVALPRIRDFKGINDKGFDGKGNYTLGITEQIIFPEINIDKISKILGMDITFVTSATTDVEALELLKQFGLPFKNQTLNTDQ, encoded by the coding sequence ATGACTTACATACCAAGATTAAAGACTAAATACAAAGAGGAAATTGTTTCTGCTCTGAAAGAGAAGTTCAATTACAAAAGCGTAATGCAGGTTCCTAAGTTAGAGAAGATAGCTGTCAACCAGGGTGTTGGTCGTTTCTCTGTAACTGACAAAAAAATTATGGACAGTTCTATTTTAGAAATGACCACAATCACAGGTCAGCAGGCAGTTGGAGCGAAATCTAAAAAAGATATCTCAAACTTTAAATTGCGTAAGGGTATGCCAGTAGGTGTACGTGTAACTTTACGTGACAATAACATGTTTGAGTTTTTAGATCGTTTAATTTCCGTAGCTTTACCACGTATCCGTGATTTCAAAGGTATCAACGATAAAGGATTTGATGGAAAAGGTAATTACACATTAGGTATTACTGAACAAATCATCTTCCCTGAGATCAACATCGACAAAATCTCTAAGATTTTAGGTATGGATATTACCTTTGTAACTTCAGCAACAACTGATGTTGAAGCATTGGAACTTTTAAAGCAATTTGGATTACCATTTAAAAACCAAACCCTTAATACAGATCAATAA
- the rplW gene encoding 50S ribosomal protein L23 gives MEFLKKPILTEKASALTEKSSRFTFQVEHKANKLQIKQAIEKMYGVNILAINTMIVNGKLKSRNTKGGLVTGRSPKYKKAIVTLAAGETIDYYANI, from the coding sequence ATGGAATTTTTAAAAAAACCAATACTAACCGAAAAAGCTTCTGCACTTACAGAAAAGTCAAGCCGCTTTACTTTCCAGGTTGAACACAAAGCAAACAAATTGCAAATTAAACAAGCTATCGAAAAAATGTATGGTGTTAACATCCTTGCAATCAATACTATGATTGTAAACGGAAAGTTAAAATCAAGAAATACAAAAGGTGGTTTAGTTACGGGTCGTAGCCCGAAATACAAAAAAGCGATTGTTACTCTGGCAGCAGGTGAAACAATTGATTATTACGCGAACATTTAA
- the rpmC gene encoding 50S ribosomal protein L29, whose amino-acid sequence MKNSEITGLSKEELVVRIAEEKENLVKLKFAHTISAIENPTRITKVRKDIARLNTEMTKRNAESASETK is encoded by the coding sequence ATGAAGAACTCAGAAATCACAGGGCTTTCAAAAGAAGAACTAGTAGTCAGGATTGCAGAAGAAAAAGAAAACTTAGTTAAGTTAAAATTTGCACATACAATTTCGGCTATAGAGAATCCTACCCGTATCACTAAGGTAAGAAAAGACATCGCCCGATTAAATACTGAAATGACTAAGCGTAATGCTGAGTCAGCTAGTGAAACTAAATAA
- the rpsS gene encoding 30S ribosomal protein S19 — MARSIKKGPYIDHNVEKKVVSMNDSGKKSVIKTWSRRSMISPDFVGHTFAVHNGNKFIPVYVTENMVGHKLGEFAPTRTFRGHSEKKK, encoded by the coding sequence ATGGCTCGTTCGATTAAAAAAGGACCTTATATTGACCATAACGTAGAGAAGAAAGTAGTATCTATGAATGATTCAGGCAAAAAGTCTGTCATTAAAACTTGGTCACGCAGATCAATGATCTCACCAGATTTTGTGGGTCATACATTTGCAGTTCATAACGGTAATAAATTTATACCGGTATACGTAACAGAAAACATGGTTGGTCACAAGCTGGGAGAGTTTGCTCCAACCAGAACATTTAGGGGTCACTCTGAAAAGAAAAAATAA
- the rpsQ gene encoding 30S ribosomal protein S17, whose amino-acid sequence MERQLRKTRTGLVVSNKMDKSVVVAVERKVKHPIYGKFVKKTTKFMAHDEKNDCGIGDTVLIMETRPLSKNKNWRLVEILERAK is encoded by the coding sequence ATGGAAAGACAATTAAGAAAAACAAGAACCGGGTTGGTGGTAAGCAACAAAATGGATAAATCTGTTGTTGTAGCGGTAGAACGTAAAGTGAAACACCCGATCTATGGTAAGTTTGTTAAGAAAACTACCAAATTTATGGCTCATGACGAGAAAAACGATTGTGGTATTGGTGATACAGTACTTATCATGGAGACTCGTCCGCTGAGTAAAAACAAGAACTGGAGATTAGTGGAAATTTTAGAGAGGGCTAAATAA
- the rplV gene encoding 50S ribosomal protein L22, protein MEAVAKLNNCPTSPRKMRLVVDLIRGERVEKALHILKFTNKEAAIRVEKLLLSAIKNWETKNEGSRPEENQLYVKTIMVGGGRQLKRLRPAPQGRGYRIRKRSNHVTLIVDSKNVETQTN, encoded by the coding sequence ATGGAAGCAGTAGCGAAATTAAACAATTGTCCAACCTCACCACGTAAGATGCGTTTGGTTGTAGATCTTATCAGAGGTGAGCGTGTTGAGAAAGCATTACATATTTTAAAATTTACCAATAAAGAAGCGGCAATAAGAGTTGAAAAACTTTTGTTATCAGCAATCAAAAACTGGGAAACTAAAAATGAAGGTTCTCGCCCTGAAGAAAACCAATTATACGTGAAAACGATAATGGTTGGTGGCGGCCGTCAGTTGAAAAGACTGAGACCAGCACCTCAAGGTCGTGGTTACAGAATACGTAAGCGTTCTAACCATGTAACTTTGATAGTAGATAGTAAAAACGTTGAAACTCAAACTAATTAG
- the rplC gene encoding 50S ribosomal protein L3 encodes MSGIIGKKVGMTSIFDADGKNIPCTVIEAGPCVVTQVKTAEKDGYVSVQLGFDEAKEKNTTKPLKGHFAKASTTPKRKLVEFEPFEESLNLGDTVTVNIFAEGDFVDVVGTSKGKGFQGVVKRHGFAGVGGQTHGQHNRMRAPGSLGAASYPARVFKGMRMAGRMGGDRVKVQNLQVLKVYADQNLVVVSGSIPGAKGSYVILDK; translated from the coding sequence ATGTCAGGTATTATTGGAAAAAAAGTAGGAATGACCAGCATTTTCGACGCCGATGGAAAAAACATTCCATGTACGGTGATCGAAGCTGGGCCTTGTGTTGTAACACAGGTTAAGACCGCAGAGAAAGACGGTTACGTTTCAGTTCAGTTAGGCTTCGATGAAGCTAAAGAAAAGAACACCACCAAGCCTTTAAAAGGCCATTTTGCGAAAGCAAGCACAACTCCAAAACGTAAGTTGGTAGAATTTGAACCGTTTGAGGAATCGTTGAATTTAGGCGATACTGTTACGGTTAACATTTTTGCTGAAGGCGATTTTGTTGATGTAGTTGGTACTTCAAAAGGTAAAGGTTTTCAAGGTGTTGTGAAACGCCATGGATTTGCGGGTGTGGGTGGACAAACTCACGGTCAGCATAACAGAATGCGTGCGCCAGGTTCATTGGGTGCGGCTTCGTATCCAGCACGTGTATTTAAAGGTATGCGTATGGCAGGTAGAATGGGTGGAGATAGAGTGAAGGTTCAGAACTTACAGGTTTTGAAAGTTTATGCAGATCAAAATCTTGTTGTAGTTAGTGGTTCCATTCCAGGAGCTAAAGGTTCTTACGTAATCTTAGACAAGTAA
- the rpsH gene encoding 30S ribosomal protein S8 produces the protein MNTDPIADYLTRVRNAIKANHRIVEIPASNLKKEITKVLFDKGYIANYKFEETTVQGTIKIALKYNPITKIPAIRTLMRISKPGLRQYAGVDNMPRVLNGLGIAILSTSKGVMTDKEAARLNIGGEVLCHVY, from the coding sequence ATGAATACAGATCCAATAGCAGATTATCTTACAAGAGTAAGAAATGCCATTAAGGCAAATCACAGAATTGTAGAAATTCCTGCATCAAATCTTAAAAAGGAAATTACTAAAGTACTTTTTGACAAAGGTTACATTGCCAACTACAAGTTTGAGGAAACAACAGTTCAGGGAACGATTAAAATCGCCTTGAAATACAATCCAATAACTAAAATACCTGCTATCCGCACATTGATGCGTATCAGCAAGCCAGGTTTAAGGCAGTATGCAGGCGTTGATAATATGCCAAGAGTATTGAACGGTTTAGGTATCGCTATCTTGTCTACTTCTAAAGGAGTAATGACAGATAAAGAAGCGGCCAGACTAAACATTGGTGGCGAAGTTTTGTGTCACGTTTATTAA
- the rpsN gene encoding 30S ribosomal protein S14 — MAKEGVKAREIKRQRLVAKYADKRAELKAAGDFEGLDKLPKNSSPVRLHNRCKLTGRPRGYMRTFGISRVTFRDMALAGKIPGVTKASW, encoded by the coding sequence ATGGCAAAAGAAGGTGTAAAAGCTCGCGAAATTAAGCGCCAGAGATTGGTAGCTAAGTATGCTGACAAACGTGCAGAATTAAAAGCTGCAGGTGATTTCGAAGGATTAGATAAGTTACCAAAAAACTCATCACCAGTACGTTTACACAACCGTTGTAAATTAACTGGCCGTCCACGTGGTTACATGCGTACTTTCGGTATATCAAGGGTTACATTCCGCGATATGGCATTAGCAGGAAAAATTCCTGGAGTTACCAAAGCAAGCTGGTAA